ATAATATTCTACTCAATACCTGTATGTTTCCAGTTACACCTACACTACAGTTAAGTTCCAAATAAGAGTTCatgcatttaaattatttaatagtATCAGGTAAGAGCTATGAGTTAATTATTTAATATGACTTAATTAAAAAGTACTAAGTTCCAATTCATTCACAAGAAACTCACATGGGCAGCAAAGTTAAGACTCTTGTTTAAAAGTGTAAAAGTTGTGTGGGTGCTAATGACCTATGATAATAGTGGGGACCTTGTTTTTCACTGAATGGGAAGGAATCTCTTTCAAAATAGAAGTTACAAAACAGCATCATTATGTGATCATTTTCAGCAAGCCCATGTTTGTCATAATGTATAGAAAATAGAGATTGTCTTAGTGTCACATGTTCCCTCTTGTTGGAGGCTCATAGTTCCACATTTTCAGATGAGATTATGTAATGTGTAGTAACTAGAGTAACCAGGAAAGAAAAACGGAACCTATGGCAGCATAGGACTGTGCATTGGAGCAATAGAGAGCAGAACTGCAGCGTACAAGTGTCTTATCAGGAAAAGAATAAAGGGGGGGGGTGTCTTAGAGTGTGGAAGGggataattatagaagaaagaggtAGGCAGGTAAAATATTAACATGGATAGCTGAAAAGCCACAACTCCCCATTCTATTAACAATTTACAATCCCCcctcaaatgaaaaataatacttGTCTTTGAAGCTGATAGTTAGTGCTTTAAACCTGAAGTCTCACAAAAGGTGATGAGAATGGGAACTAAATTCAAAATGTCTATGAGCGTTTATAACCATAAGTAATGGATATAGGGTGTGCAAAGTCCACTAGTAATCTCTACCTGTACCTATGTCTTTAATTTGTAGTCTGGATTTCACAGAAAAGGGaacataaaaatacatgaattGAGAAAGATATTTTGCTAATTAAAATAGTGGGATTATCATGAATTAGCACTATGATTTTATTAGAATTATGACTCGAAATGTACTTGCAAAATAGAGCacagtaaatattaaatataaaactgaattACCTCAGTTTTATGTATATCTTTTGTGACTATTTTCCAAATCAACATACGTTTATTTAGTTGTACAAATGTGAATAATACTCTTTGCTTCTAACTACTGTTTAGATGTTAGGAATAAAATGAGACATTTTAAATCAATAGGATTGGATTTTTCTTGCATGAGTCTTAGGTGCAATACAGGTTCACAAGTTGtaaatttcatataaatatgtatgaataCATTTATTATCTATAACATGAAATGAATGTAGAAATGTAGACTATGATGCACAGTCTGGGTCATCAAAAAAAGCCACAGGCTAATAAAGAACTAATATGGAAAAATAGACTNatgatataaatatattttccagtGTATCACAAGCTTGATGTATGCTCTATTATTTTTTCagatatatgaaataaatttccAATATGCTGTTAAGATGAATACATTCTTCACTTATGTCCTCATtcaaaaatgttctttatttccaAACCGGACTTGGAGTCCTAGCCAATATAGttcttctgtttttctatattttcataatCCTAGGTCACAGACCTAAGCCCACAGACCTGATCTCCTGTCAACTGTCCTTTGTTCACATAATGGTGGTCCTCATTGGAGGGGATATTTTGCTTGCAGACATATTTGAGTCACTGAACATTGGGAATGACTTCAAATGCAAGACAACATTCTACTTATTCAGAGTGATGAGAGGCCTCTCTATCTGcatcacctgcctcctgagtgtgttccAGGCTGTCACTATCAGTCCCAATAACTCTGTGTGggcaaaatttaaacaaaaactaagaaaatacatGACCCATGTTTTCTTATGTATTTGGTTTTTCAATTTTTCCTTCAGTACTAACCAGATCTTTTATGTTGGTGGTTTTACCAATGTGAGTGAGACCAACCAGATGCAGGTCACTAAATCCTGCTCACTCTTACCCATGAACTACATCATCAGGGGACTGATTTTTAC
The nucleotide sequence above comes from Mus caroli unplaced genomic scaffold, CAROLI_EIJ_v1.1 scaffold_20883_1, whole genome shotgun sequence. Encoded proteins:
- the LOC110287673 gene encoding vomeronasal type-1 receptor 90-like, coding for MSSFKNVLYFQTGLGVLANIVLLFFYIFIILGHRPKPTDLISCQLSFVHIMVVLIGGDILLADIFESLNIGNDFKCKTTFYLFRVMRGLSICITCLLSVFQAVTISPNNSVWAKFKQKLRKYMTHVFLCIWFFNFSFSTNQIFYVGGFTNVSETNQMQVTKSCSLLPMNYIIRGLIFTISISRDVFLVGVMLTTSVYMVIFLFRHQRQCKHLHSFSHLRESPEKRATQTIMLLVSFFVVLYWMDFIISFTSEMLRMYDPVILTLQKFMMYAYPTVTPLVQISSDNRIIIMLKNIQSKHHHSFS